In Bacillota bacterium, the following are encoded in one genomic region:
- the rpmG gene encoding 50S ribosomal protein L33, whose product MRVTIHLACSECQERNYTTRKNKKNNPDRLEMKKYCSRCKAQTLHKETK is encoded by the coding sequence ATGCGTGTAACAATACATTTAGCTTGCTCGGAATGCCAGGAGCGAAATTATACAACCCGGAAAAATAAAAAGAATAACCCGGACCGTCTGGAAATGAAAAAATATTGCAGCCGCTGTAAGGCACAAACCTTACACAAGGAAACCAAGTAA
- the rplL gene encoding 50S ribosomal protein L7/L12 encodes MAKAKGDNKVSEIMDKIKEMTVLELSELVKALEEEFGVTAAAPVAMAAAPAAGAAAAEEEEKDEFDVVLTSAGEKKIQVIKVVREITGLGLKEAKELVDGAPGTVQEKVNKETAEATKAKIEEAGGVIELK; translated from the coding sequence ATGGCAAAGGCAAAAGGCGATAACAAAGTAAGTGAGATTATGGATAAAATTAAGGAAATGACCGTCCTGGAACTGTCCGAACTGGTCAAGGCTTTAGAAGAAGAATTCGGCGTAACCGCAGCCGCTCCGGTTGCAATGGCAGCTGCTCCTGCAGCCGGCGCTGCAGCAGCAGAAGAAGAAGAGAAAGATGAGTTCGACGTTGTTCTCACTTCAGCAGGCGAGAAGAAGATCCAGGTTATCAAAGTTGTCCGCGAAATCACCGGATTAGGACTTAAAGAAGCGAAAGAACTCGTTGACGGAGCACCCGGCACCGTCCAGGAAAAAGTCAACAAAGAAACCGCTGAAGCTACAAAAGCCAAAATCGAGGAAGCCGGCGGAGTCATCGAACTCAAATAA
- the nusG gene encoding transcription termination/antitermination protein NusG, with product MNTEAETGAENGIEQISEQETEESKVKKDWYVVHTYAGYEKRVKTNLERRVDSMDMKDKIFRILVPTEKEITSRSGQKRTVEKKVFPGYVLVEMVMDDDSWYVVRNTPGVTGFVGPGSKPVPLSEKEITHILRSVGVVEGKPRIEFDINQVVRVVSGPFKNFEGKVEEINREKGTVKVSVSMFGRETPVELEFHQVIKF from the coding sequence ATGAACACTGAAGCAGAAACCGGAGCCGAAAACGGCATCGAGCAGATCTCTGAACAGGAAACTGAAGAGAGTAAAGTTAAAAAAGATTGGTACGTAGTTCATACCTATGCCGGTTATGAAAAGCGGGTAAAAACCAATCTTGAACGACGTGTGGATTCCATGGATATGAAAGATAAAATCTTTCGGATTCTGGTTCCCACCGAAAAAGAAATTACCAGCCGGAGCGGTCAGAAGAGAACTGTTGAGAAAAAAGTTTTTCCCGGTTATGTATTGGTGGAAATGGTCATGGATGATGACTCCTGGTATGTTGTGCGCAATACGCCTGGTGTAACCGGATTTGTCGGTCCCGGATCAAAGCCAGTGCCCTTGAGTGAAAAAGAAATTACCCATATTCTGCGGTCAGTAGGCGTTGTGGAAGGTAAACCGCGTATTGAGTTTGACATAAATCAGGTAGTCAGGGTTGTCAGCGGACCCTTTAAAAATTTCGAAGGCAAAGTTGAAGAAATTAACCGGGAGAAAGGCACTGTTAAGGTATCTGTGTCGATGTTCGGACGTGAAACCCCGGTGGAACTCGAGTTTCACCAGGTTATAAAATTTTAA
- the secE gene encoding preprotein translocase subunit SecE, with protein sequence MKFFKRIGKFLSEVRGELKKVNWPTKREFSVFTGIVLSAVLVIGVFFWILDTAFLGILQLVIR encoded by the coding sequence ATGAAATTCTTTAAACGAATCGGCAAATTTTTGAGCGAAGTCAGGGGCGAGTTGAAGAAAGTTAACTGGCCGACAAAGCGTGAGTTCAGCGTATTTACAGGTATTGTGTTGTCAGCTGTTCTTGTCATTGGGGTATTTTTCTGGATTCTTGACACCGCTTTTCTTGGCATCCTCCAGTTGGTTATTCGCTGA
- the rplA gene encoding 50S ribosomal protein L1, with amino-acid sequence MAKKGKKYQDARKEIDREKKYEPTEALQMVKDLSKRSFDETVELAVRLGVNPKHADQQVRGSIVLPHGTGKTMRVAVFAKGEKIKEAETAGADFVGSDELVAKVQEGWLDFDVAVATPDMMGSVGKLGKVLGPRGMMPNPKSGTVTFDIEKAISDIKAGKVEYRTEKAGNVHVPIGKVSFSHEQLVENFNAVMDALIKARPTSAKGQYIRSVTVSSTMGPGIKTTPGVEMKR; translated from the coding sequence ATGGCAAAAAAAGGTAAGAAGTATCAGGACGCACGAAAAGAAATCGATCGCGAAAAAAAATACGAACCGACTGAAGCACTGCAGATGGTCAAGGATTTAAGCAAAAGATCTTTTGATGAGACGGTTGAACTGGCAGTCCGTCTTGGTGTTAACCCCAAGCATGCCGACCAACAGGTTCGAGGCTCAATTGTTTTGCCCCATGGAACTGGCAAGACCATGCGAGTTGCCGTTTTTGCCAAAGGTGAGAAAATCAAGGAAGCTGAAACAGCCGGTGCCGATTTTGTCGGTTCTGACGAACTTGTTGCTAAGGTTCAGGAAGGCTGGCTTGACTTCGATGTAGCAGTTGCAACACCTGACATGATGGGTTCAGTGGGAAAACTCGGTAAGGTGCTTGGACCACGTGGCATGATGCCCAACCCGAAAAGCGGAACAGTCACTTTTGATATCGAAAAGGCGATCAGTGATATCAAAGCCGGAAAAGTTGAGTATCGGACCGAAAAAGCAGGTAATGTTCATGTTCCCATCGGCAAGGTATCTTTCAGCCACGAGCAGCTTGTTGAAAACTTTAATGCAGTGATGGATGCTCTGATCAAGGCGCGACCTACATCTGCAAAAGGTCAGTACATAAGAAGTGTTACAGTTAGTTCAACGATGGGTCCGGGCATTAAAACCACTCCCGGAGTTGAAATGAAAAGGTAG
- the tuf gene encoding elongation factor Tu, which translates to MAKKKFERTKPHVNVGTIGHVDHGKTTLTAAMTYCLSSAGFAQKTSFDEIDKAPEEKERGITIATAHVEYESENRHYAHVDCPGHADYVKNMITGAAQMDGAILVVSAADGPMPQTREHILLSRQVGVPYIVVFMNKADMVDDPELLELVEMEVRDLLSEYEFPGDDTPVIVGSALKAGECGCGGRECECCKPIWELIDALDTYIPMPEREKDKPFSMPIEDVFSITGRGTVVTGRVERGQIKVGDEVEIVGFNERSRKTVATGVEMFRKLMDYAEAGDNIGVLLRGIDRESVQRGQVLAKPGTINPHTKFKAEVYVLKKEEGGRHTPFFQGYRPQFYFRTTDVTGTITLPEGMEMVMPGDNVNMDIELITPIAIEEGVRFAIREGGRTVGAGVVTGITA; encoded by the coding sequence TTGGCAAAGAAGAAGTTTGAGCGGACGAAACCGCATGTTAACGTAGGGACGATTGGTCACGTGGACCACGGCAAGACGACTTTGACGGCGGCGATGACCTACTGTTTATCGAGTGCCGGATTTGCGCAGAAGACGTCATTTGACGAGATTGACAAGGCTCCGGAAGAGAAAGAAAGAGGGATTACCATAGCGACAGCGCACGTGGAGTATGAGAGTGAGAATCGCCACTATGCGCACGTGGACTGTCCCGGACACGCGGACTATGTGAAGAACATGATTACCGGAGCGGCGCAGATGGACGGAGCGATACTGGTAGTATCGGCAGCAGACGGGCCGATGCCGCAGACCCGGGAACACATTTTACTGTCCCGCCAGGTAGGCGTGCCCTATATTGTAGTATTTATGAACAAAGCAGACATGGTAGACGATCCTGAGCTATTAGAATTAGTGGAGATGGAAGTAAGAGATTTGCTAAGTGAGTATGAATTTCCCGGAGACGACACTCCGGTGATCGTGGGTTCAGCCCTCAAAGCCGGTGAATGCGGCTGTGGCGGACGCGAATGTGAATGCTGCAAGCCGATCTGGGAACTGATTGACGCACTGGACACCTACATACCGATGCCTGAGCGAGAGAAGGACAAGCCTTTTTCGATGCCGATCGAAGACGTATTTTCGATTACCGGTCGTGGCACAGTGGTTACCGGCCGTGTTGAGCGCGGACAGATTAAAGTCGGCGACGAAGTAGAGATAGTAGGATTTAACGAGCGTTCCCGCAAGACTGTAGCCACCGGAGTAGAGATGTTCCGCAAGCTGATGGACTATGCCGAAGCGGGCGACAACATTGGAGTGCTTCTGCGCGGGATAGACCGTGAATCGGTTCAAAGGGGCCAGGTATTGGCCAAGCCGGGCACAATCAACCCGCACACGAAGTTTAAAGCGGAAGTATATGTATTGAAGAAAGAAGAAGGCGGTCGTCACACCCCGTTTTTCCAGGGTTACCGTCCGCAGTTCTACTTCAGGACCACCGACGTTACCGGAACGATTACCCTCCCCGAAGGGATGGAAATGGTTATGCCCGGTGACAATGTGAATATGGATATAGAACTGATCACCCCGATCGCTATAGAAGAAGGTGTCCGCTTTGCTATCCGTGAAGGCGGCCGCACCGTCGGCGCCGGCGTAGTTACCGGTATCACTGCCTAA
- the rpoB gene encoding DNA-directed RNA polymerase subunit beta, which translates to MSTSIATGRRSRRSFARIKEVLDLPNLIEVQRSSFEWFLNQGLKEIFEDFSPIQDFTGNLVLEFFDYSLGEPKYSVDDCKERDATYAVPLKVKVRLINQETGEVKEQEVFMGDFPMMTENGTFIINGAERVIVSQLVRSPGVYFKKQPDPTGSTGKELISSTIIPNRGTWLEFETDISDAVFVRVDRTRKIPVTVLLRAIGYGTDEKIIDLLGEDARLREMLEKDHTDSEESALLEIYKRLRPGEPLNVENARSLFESLFFDGKRYDFARVGRFKANKKLSISNRLYGQELAEDIKDPVSGKVLYPAGTIVDEDALRIIEEHNIQRVIVTFREKTHIIISNGKVDVAIRHLVPDDIVASVNYIFNLLDGIGTIDDIDHLGNRRLRSVGELLQNQFRIGLSRMERVVRERMTIQDVEAITPQALINIRPVIASIKEFFGSSQLSQFMDQTNPLAELTHKRRLSALGPGGLSRERAGFEVRDVHHSHYGRVCPIETPEGPNIGLIGSLGTYARINEYGFIETPYRRVDKKEGRVTSEIVYLTADDEDRFVIAQANAKLDDDGKFASNRVTCRYYYDTVMRHPNEVDFMDVSPKQLVSVATALIPFLENDDANRALMGANMQRQAVPLLKTEAPYVGTGLEYKAAVDSGAVAICLSDGEVVRVTSNEIIIRRKDKSDGQNYKINGRTRERFESDRLPDLETGLDIYVLQKFKRSNQGTCINQHPIVHRGQKVKFGEVIADGSCTNLGELALGRNVLVAFLPWEGYNYEDAILISEKLVKEDVFTSIHIEEYESEARDTKLGPEEITRDIPNVGEEALKDLDGRGIIRIGAEVRAGDILVGKVTPKGETELTAEERLLRAIFGEKAREVRDTSLRIPHGESGIVVDVKVFNREDGDELSPGVNQLVRVYVAQKRKISEGDKMAGRHGNKGVIARILPEEDMPFLPDGTALDIVLNPLGVPSRMNIGQVLEAHLGWAAKSLGIHIASPVFDGATEDDLFAAFDEAGLPVSGKTVLYDGRTGQPFDEKITVGYVYMLKLAHLVDDKIHARSTGPYSLVTQQPLGGKAQFGGQRFGEMEVWALEAYGAAYTLQEILTVKSDDVVGRVKTYEAIVKGENIPEPGVPESFKVLVKELQSLCLDVRVLSEETGEVEIKEGDDDSDYRRLDVNIEGMESDEDDIDRFIYRKEPKEEVEIMKTDKVKEELIDLAEGDNEEEDILEDDDEEAVEVKEPVEEEVEEVSLDQLEEMEDDDNDDLDDEMEPKRPVKKKNKRVKVEIDTETDDFDEDDENIY; encoded by the coding sequence ATGTCCACTAGCATTGCAACAGGCAGAAGGAGCAGGCGTTCCTTTGCCCGAATCAAAGAGGTTTTGGACCTTCCGAACTTGATTGAAGTTCAACGTAGTTCATTCGAATGGTTTTTAAATCAGGGTTTGAAAGAGATTTTTGAAGATTTTTCTCCGATTCAGGATTTTACAGGTAACCTGGTTCTCGAGTTCTTCGACTATTCTTTGGGTGAACCGAAGTATTCAGTTGATGACTGCAAGGAGCGGGATGCCACTTATGCTGTACCGCTTAAAGTAAAAGTCAGGTTAATTAACCAGGAAACCGGCGAAGTCAAAGAACAGGAAGTTTTCATGGGAGATTTCCCGATGATGACTGAAAACGGCACGTTTATTATTAATGGTGCCGAACGGGTTATCGTCAGCCAGTTGGTCCGCTCACCGGGAGTTTATTTCAAAAAACAGCCAGACCCGACAGGAAGTACCGGAAAAGAGTTGATCAGTTCCACGATCATTCCGAACAGGGGGACCTGGCTCGAATTTGAAACCGACATTTCTGATGCTGTATTTGTTCGCGTCGACAGAACCCGTAAGATTCCGGTAACCGTTTTGCTCAGAGCTATCGGTTACGGGACGGATGAAAAGATTATTGATCTGCTTGGCGAAGATGCCCGCCTCCGTGAAATGTTGGAAAAGGATCATACTGACTCTGAAGAATCGGCTTTGCTCGAAATCTACAAGCGTCTCCGTCCGGGTGAACCCTTAAATGTTGAAAATGCCCGTTCGCTTTTTGAGTCGCTTTTCTTCGACGGCAAGCGCTATGATTTTGCAAGGGTCGGACGGTTCAAAGCCAATAAAAAGCTTTCTATCAGCAACCGCCTCTATGGCCAGGAATTGGCTGAAGATATAAAAGATCCGGTTAGCGGAAAAGTTTTATATCCGGCCGGTACAATAGTTGATGAAGATGCTTTACGCATAATTGAAGAGCATAATATTCAGCGGGTCATTGTTACATTCCGTGAAAAGACGCATATAATTATAAGCAACGGAAAAGTAGATGTGGCAATCAGGCATCTTGTACCTGATGATATTGTAGCTTCAGTTAATTACATTTTTAATCTGCTCGATGGCATCGGAACCATAGATGATATAGATCATCTTGGCAATCGCCGTCTGCGCAGTGTTGGAGAGCTGTTACAAAACCAGTTCAGAATTGGCCTTTCCCGAATGGAACGAGTTGTCCGGGAAAGAATGACCATTCAGGATGTGGAAGCAATTACTCCCCAGGCACTGATCAATATCCGCCCGGTAATTGCTTCAATAAAAGAATTTTTTGGCAGCAGTCAGTTGTCCCAGTTTATGGATCAAACGAACCCGCTGGCCGAGCTGACTCACAAACGCCGTCTCAGTGCTCTCGGGCCCGGTGGTTTGAGCAGGGAGAGGGCGGGGTTTGAAGTCCGTGACGTTCATCACTCTCACTACGGCAGGGTATGCCCTATAGAGACTCCTGAAGGCCCGAATATCGGCCTGATCGGATCGCTGGGAACTTATGCCAGGATCAATGAATATGGTTTTATTGAAACTCCATATCGCCGGGTAGATAAAAAAGAAGGGCGGGTCACTTCGGAAATCGTCTATCTTACTGCCGATGATGAAGACCGCTTTGTTATTGCCCAGGCTAACGCCAAGCTTGATGATGACGGTAAGTTTGCGAGCAACCGTGTAACCTGTCGGTATTACTACGACACTGTTATGCGTCATCCAAACGAAGTCGATTTCATGGACGTTTCACCGAAACAGCTGGTTAGTGTGGCGACCGCCCTGATCCCCTTCCTTGAAAATGACGATGCCAACCGTGCTCTGATGGGTGCTAACATGCAGCGCCAGGCGGTTCCCCTGCTGAAAACTGAAGCTCCATATGTGGGAACCGGCCTTGAGTATAAAGCCGCCGTCGATTCAGGTGCAGTTGCAATCTGTCTCAGCGATGGTGAAGTTGTCAGGGTAACCAGCAATGAAATTATAATCCGCCGTAAGGATAAAAGCGACGGACAAAATTACAAGATTAACGGCCGAACTAGAGAGCGGTTTGAATCAGACAGACTACCTGATCTCGAAACAGGCCTTGATATTTATGTTCTGCAGAAATTCAAGCGGTCCAACCAGGGGACCTGTATCAACCAGCACCCGATTGTCCACCGCGGCCAGAAAGTAAAATTCGGTGAAGTTATTGCGGACGGTTCATGCACTAACCTGGGCGAACTTGCCCTGGGCCGCAACGTGCTGGTAGCCTTTTTACCCTGGGAAGGGTACAACTATGAGGACGCTATATTGATCAGTGAAAAACTGGTTAAGGAAGATGTTTTTACTTCAATCCATATAGAAGAATATGAGTCAGAAGCAAGGGATACCAAACTTGGACCTGAAGAGATAACCCGTGATATTCCCAATGTCGGGGAAGAAGCTTTGAAAGATCTGGATGGCCGCGGAATCATCCGCATTGGAGCCGAAGTGCGAGCAGGAGATATTCTGGTTGGTAAAGTTACACCAAAAGGTGAAACCGAGTTGACTGCTGAAGAGCGCCTGCTGAGAGCGATATTCGGCGAAAAGGCCAGGGAAGTCCGCGATACTTCGCTGCGAATTCCACATGGTGAATCCGGGATAGTAGTTGATGTTAAAGTTTTTAACCGCGAAGACGGTGATGAGCTTTCACCTGGTGTAAACCAGTTGGTCCGGGTCTATGTTGCCCAGAAACGTAAAATTTCAGAGGGTGACAAGATGGCTGGCCGCCACGGAAACAAAGGTGTTATAGCTCGTATCCTGCCTGAAGAGGATATGCCTTTCCTACCGGATGGCACTGCGCTGGATATAGTACTTAATCCGCTGGGTGTTCCTTCAAGGATGAACATTGGTCAGGTTCTGGAGGCTCACCTTGGCTGGGCAGCTAAATCGCTGGGCATCCATATTGCTTCACCGGTATTTGACGGGGCTACAGAAGACGATTTGTTTGCTGCTTTCGATGAAGCTGGTCTGCCGGTTTCGGGTAAAACAGTCCTATATGATGGTCGCACGGGTCAACCCTTTGATGAAAAAATTACCGTCGGCTATGTTTACATGTTAAAACTGGCTCACCTGGTTGATGATAAAATTCATGCCCGCTCAACCGGTCCTTACTCACTGGTAACCCAGCAGCCTCTCGGTGGTAAAGCCCAGTTTGGAGGCCAGCGATTTGGTGAGATGGAAGTATGGGCATTGGAAGCTTATGGAGCAGCTTATACATTGCAGGAGATCCTGACTGTTAAATCCGATGATGTTGTCGGTCGGGTAAAAACTTATGAAGCAATCGTCAAGGGTGAAAATATTCCTGAGCCCGGTGTGCCTGAATCTTTTAAAGTTCTGGTTAAAGAACTTCAAAGCCTCTGCCTCGATGTCCGGGTTCTCAGCGAAGAAACAGGAGAAGTGGAGATTAAAGAGGGCGATGATGATTCTGATTACCGCCGCCTCGATGTCAATATTGAGGGAATGGAATCAGATGAAGATGATATAGACCGATTTATATACCGCAAAGAGCCGAAGGAAGAAGTCGAGATCATGAAAACTGATAAGGTAAAAGAAGAATTAATCGATCTTGCTGAAGGAGACAATGAGGAAGAAGATATTCTTGAAGATGACGACGAAGAAGCAGTTGAAGTTAAAGAACCTGTTGAAGAAGAAGTTGAAGAGGTATCGCTCGATCAGCTCGAGGAAATGGAAGACGATGACAACGATGATCTTGACGATGAAATGGAACCGAAGAGACCTGTTAAGAAAAAAAATAAACGGGTCAAGGTTGAAATCGACACCGAAACCGATGATTTCGATGAAGACGATGAAAACATCTACTAG
- the rplK gene encoding 50S ribosomal protein L11, whose amino-acid sequence MAKKKKVIAITKLQIPAGKATPAPPVGTALGPHGVNIMAFCKEFNERTAADSGLIIPVELTVYEDRSFSFITKTPPAAVLLKKTLGLEKASGEPNRVKVATISRDKVREIAKQKMEDLNAYDIEAAAKIIEGTARSMGIVVEGN is encoded by the coding sequence ATGGCTAAAAAGAAAAAAGTAATTGCAATTACAAAGCTGCAGATACCAGCCGGTAAAGCAACACCTGCCCCCCCGGTCGGGACTGCCCTGGGCCCGCATGGAGTAAACATTATGGCTTTCTGCAAGGAGTTCAATGAGCGTACAGCCGCGGATAGCGGATTAATTATTCCGGTTGAACTGACCGTTTACGAAGATCGTTCTTTCAGTTTTATAACTAAAACTCCCCCGGCGGCAGTTTTGTTGAAAAAAACACTTGGTCTCGAAAAAGCATCGGGTGAACCAAACCGGGTAAAGGTTGCAACAATTTCCCGTGATAAAGTAAGAGAAATTGCCAAGCAGAAAATGGAAGATCTGAATGCTTACGATATCGAAGCTGCAGCAAAGATTATCGAAGGTACTGCCCGCAGCATGGGAATCGTAGTTGAAGGCAATTAA
- the rplJ gene encoding 50S ribosomal protein L10, with protein sequence MLTKKAKEKMVEMISEDLKQAELVIVSDYRGLNVQAINRLRGKLRAENCRYRITKNTLNRIACHQAGVEALENFFEGPTAIAYSSADPVAAAKILIDFARENDALVIKGGLLSGQVLDPAQIKALGEIPPREVLLARVVGGFQAPISGLVGVLQGTIRQLVYTVDAVRQQKEIA encoded by the coding sequence TTGCTTACCAAAAAAGCCAAAGAGAAAATGGTGGAAATGATCAGTGAAGATCTAAAGCAGGCGGAACTTGTTATTGTTTCTGATTACCGCGGGCTGAATGTCCAGGCCATCAACAGGTTGCGTGGAAAACTGAGAGCTGAAAATTGCCGCTACCGGATTACCAAGAATACATTGAATCGTATTGCCTGCCACCAGGCGGGGGTCGAAGCTCTTGAAAACTTTTTCGAAGGCCCGACCGCAATAGCATATTCAAGTGCAGATCCAGTTGCTGCAGCCAAGATATTAATCGATTTCGCCAGGGAAAATGATGCTCTGGTTATTAAAGGTGGTTTGCTGTCCGGACAGGTTTTAGATCCTGCACAAATCAAAGCCTTGGGTGAAATTCCACCGCGCGAAGTCCTGCTTGCCAGGGTTGTTGGCGGATTCCAGGCTCCAATCTCCGGATTGGTCGGAGTTCTTCAGGGTACTATTAGGCAACTGGTCTACACAGTAGATGCAGTACGCCAGCAGAAGGAAATTGCATAA